The Clostridioides sp. ES-S-0010-02 genome window below encodes:
- a CDS encoding YhgE/Pip domain-containing protein has protein sequence MRDLKKTNGLKEILNWNNMKNLRPSKGLKNILEIFKNDLKDIRGNYAVLIIVVGLAFLPSLYAWFNIKASWDPYGSTANMLVAVTNEDKGNEIAGQKINIGDQLIEQLKDNKSLGWQFVDEKTALEGVKKGTYYASLKIPKNFTKDLTSLITDDVKKGELIYTVNEKINAVAPKITDKGASAIQLQVNQTIIKTVSEIVLGVSNGVGAGIEHGLPKLTKVENSLMDLQKRFDHINKTVDLAADATSKLSGTVRDIKADLPTIKKTLNDTKLLSSDVKKFLEDTNNNVDELSPLIKSDLNLMVDLSSSASSLTLNLIDAVNSGSEDVPKLIDNLSEKLSNLQSLNDTLEDFLTKLNQLTSNNRLDDVINSLEDSSNKIDSSISTLNDIKDKVISGQQPSISALNNVLSLSNGIGRINLNILNNFDSKISKPINSIFEKSINVANDIITVLDKAEAKLPKVEEILTTSLSLSGNAQESISLIREKLPLAKGMLDDLVDTLSKISNGEDMKKLVNLLESDILTKSNFLKEPVEVKTEKLYPIANYGSAMTPFYSVLSTWVGILLLSALLSTSVHGNYKPYEIYFGRGLTFLSIALVQGFIIGTGDILLLGVTAEHPILLIILLMFTSMVFNFIVYSLVSVFGNIGKAIAIVLLVVQIGSSGGTFPIQVTPTFFQRINPIMPFTYAIGATREAVGGIYPPNLIKDVLVLLLFMILFICLNVLLKGPINRVIKPFNKKFGDSNLTGH, from the coding sequence GTGAGAGATTTGAAAAAAACAAATGGTTTAAAAGAAATTTTAAACTGGAATAATATGAAAAATTTAAGACCTTCAAAGGGTTTAAAAAATATATTAGAAATTTTTAAAAATGACCTAAAAGATATACGTGGAAATTATGCAGTACTTATAATAGTTGTAGGACTTGCTTTTTTACCATCTTTATATGCTTGGTTTAACATAAAAGCATCTTGGGACCCATATGGGAGTACTGCTAATATGCTTGTAGCAGTAACAAATGAAGATAAAGGTAATGAGATAGCAGGACAGAAAATTAATATCGGAGACCAGTTAATTGAACAACTTAAAGATAATAAAAGTTTAGGTTGGCAGTTTGTAGATGAGAAAACGGCTCTTGAAGGTGTTAAAAAAGGTACTTATTATGCATCACTTAAGATTCCAAAGAATTTCACAAAAGATTTAACTTCCCTAATTACAGATGATGTCAAAAAGGGTGAACTTATCTATACAGTAAATGAAAAGATAAATGCAGTTGCACCAAAGATTACTGACAAGGGAGCTTCTGCAATACAGTTACAAGTTAATCAAACAATAATAAAGACAGTGAGTGAAATAGTTCTTGGTGTATCAAATGGAGTTGGTGCAGGAATTGAACATGGGCTTCCAAAACTAACAAAAGTTGAAAACTCTCTTATGGACCTTCAAAAAAGATTTGACCATATAAATAAAACGGTCGATTTAGCTGCTGATGCTACTTCAAAATTATCAGGTACAGTTAGAGATATTAAGGCTGATTTACCTACAATTAAAAAGACTTTAAATGATACAAAATTATTATCAAGTGATGTAAAAAAATTCTTAGAGGATACAAATAACAATGTAGATGAACTTTCTCCTCTTATAAAGTCTGATTTAAATTTAATGGTTGACCTTTCATCTTCTGCTTCTTCTCTTACATTAAATTTAATTGATGCTGTAAACAGTGGAAGTGAAGATGTACCAAAATTGATAGACAATTTATCAGAAAAGCTTTCTAACTTACAATCTTTAAATGATACTTTAGAAGATTTTTTAACTAAATTGAATCAGCTTACATCCAACAATAGACTGGATGATGTAATAAATAGCCTTGAAGATTCCAGTAATAAAATAGATTCTTCTATATCAACATTAAATGATATTAAAGATAAGGTTATATCTGGGCAACAGCCATCTATAAGTGCCTTAAATAATGTTTTAAGTTTATCAAATGGTATAGGAAGAATTAATTTAAATATTTTGAATAATTTTGACTCAAAAATATCAAAACCTATAAACAGTATATTTGAAAAAAGCATAAATGTAGCAAATGATATAATTACTGTTTTAGATAAAGCAGAAGCAAAACTTCCAAAGGTTGAAGAAATTCTTACTACTTCTTTAAGTCTTTCAGGAAATGCACAAGAAAGTATATCATTAATAAGAGAAAAACTTCCTTTGGCAAAAGGAATGTTGGATGACTTAGTTGATACTTTAAGTAAAATTAGCAATGGCGAGGATATGAAAAAATTAGTTAACTTACTTGAAAGTGATATATTGACAAAATCAAACTTTTTAAAGGAACCTGTTGAAGTAAAGACAGAAAAATTATATCCAATTGCCAACTATGGTTCTGCAATGACACCATTTTATAGTGTTCTTTCTACATGGGTAGGTATATTACTGCTTTCAGCATTATTATCTACATCTGTACATGGAAACTATAAACCTTATGAGATTTATTTTGGAAGAGGACTTACTTTTTTAAGTATAGCCCTCGTTCAAGGATTTATAATTGGAACTGGAGATATATTATTATTAGGAGTAACAGCAGAACATCCAATTTTACTAATAATTCTACTCATGTTTACTAGTATGGTGTTTAATTTTATAGTTTACTCTTTAGTGTCTGTGTTTGGAAATATAGGAAAGGCAATTGCAATAGTACTACTAGTTGTACAGATTGGTTCTTCTGGTGGTACATTCCCTATACAAGTTACACCTACATTCTTCCAAAGAATAAACCCTATAATGCCATTTACTTACGCAATAGGTGCCACAAGGGAGGCTGTTGGTGGTATATATCCTCCAAATTTAATTAAGGATGTATTAGTATTACTATTATTTATGATTTTGTTCATCTGCTTAAATGTACTTTTAAAAGGGCCTATAAATAGAGTTATAAAACCATTTAACAAAAAATTTGGTGATAGTAATTTAACTGGACATTAA
- a CDS encoding TetR/AcrR family transcriptional regulator translates to MPRITKEPNERRQEILDTAMKLFYENGYEKTSITDIAKYMNVAQGLCYRYFPSKEILFDSAIDQYAQTLVDKMLSILNDKNKTLKQIIEEVPTFIDIETDDNLYYKICHGEQNKKIHDQLSLKVCEKLLPIVKKQIELAHSRGEIDVPDSDTTAYFCVYGQQGILLRNDISNDEKIERIRSFLTYLMNI, encoded by the coding sequence ATGCCACGTATTACTAAAGAACCTAATGAGCGTAGACAAGAAATTTTAGATACTGCAATGAAGTTATTTTATGAAAATGGATATGAAAAAACTTCTATTACTGATATTGCAAAATATATGAATGTTGCACAAGGTTTATGTTATCGTTATTTTCCATCAAAAGAAATCTTATTTGATAGTGCTATAGATCAGTATGCACAAACTTTAGTAGATAAAATGCTATCTATACTAAACGATAAAAATAAAACATTAAAACAAATAATTGAAGAAGTACCAACATTTATTGATATAGAAACTGATGATAATCTTTATTACAAAATATGTCATGGAGAACAAAACAAAAAAATTCATGACCAGTTATCTTTAAAAGTCTGTGAAAAGCTTTTGCCAATTGTAAAAAAACAAATTGAACTAGCTCATTCGCGAGGAGAAATTGATGTTCCTGATTCCGATACAACAGCATACTTTTGTGTATACGGTCAACAAGGTATATTACTACGTAATGACATTTCTAATGATGAAAAGATAGAAAGAATTCGTTCTTTTCTAACTTATCTTATGAATATTTAA
- a CDS encoding rhodanese-like domain-containing protein produces MYKTINKNQLKEMMKNEKDVLLLDVRTKDEFNESKIENAINISLQELINNIDEIYEYKDKKVIVYCRSGHRSVTACNLLVEEGFKHLYNLKSGITDYMN; encoded by the coding sequence ATGTACAAAACTATAAATAAAAATCAACTTAAGGAAATGATGAAAAATGAAAAAGATGTTTTATTGTTAGATGTAAGAACTAAAGATGAATTTAATGAAAGTAAAATAGAAAATGCGATAAATATATCTTTACAAGAGTTAATTAATAATATAGATGAAATTTATGAATATAAGGATAAAAAGGTAATAGTTTATTGTAGAAGTGGTCACAGAAGTGTTACAGCATGTAATTTATTAGTCGAGGAAGGTTTTAAGCATTTGTATAACTTAAAATCTGGAATAACTGATTATATGAATTAA